In one window of Mercurialis annua linkage group LG4, ddMerAnnu1.2, whole genome shotgun sequence DNA:
- the LOC126677185 gene encoding serine/threonine-protein kinase BSK7-like: MGCECSKLSACCWTSEFDGSIPEGLNEENEEKNEVDDLPTFREFTIETLKMATSGFATENIVSEHGEKAPNVVYKGKLDNQRRIAVKRFNRTAWPDARQFLEEARAVGQLRNHRLANLLGCCCEGDERLLVTEFMPNDTLAKHLFHWETQPMKWAMRLRVALHLAQALEYCTSKGRALYHDLNAYRIVFDDEGNPRLSCFGLMKNSRDGKSYSTNLAFTPPEYLRTGRVTSESVMYSFGTLLLDLLSGKHIPPSHALDLIRDRNIQMLTDSCLEGQFTNDDGTELVRLASRCLQYEPRERPNPKSLVTALIPLQKDTEVPSHELMGIPDGAAAISLSPLGEAASRMDLTAIHEILEKLGYKDDEGAATELSFQMWTNQMQETLNSKKKGDVAFRHKDFKAAIECYSQFIEVGTMVSPTVYARRSLSYVISEMPQEALNDALQAQAISPVWHIASYLQAAALFVMGRDSEAQAALREGSTLEKKKPTHG, from the exons ATGGGCTGTGAGTGTTCTAAGCTCTCTGCCTGCTGTTGGACTTCTGAGTTTGATGGATCAATTCCCGAGGGACTAAATGAAG AAAATGAGGAGAAGAATGAAGTTGACGATTTGCCCACATTTCGTGAATTCACCATTGAGACGCTCAAGATGGCAACATCTGGGTTTGCTACGGAGAACATAGTTTCTGAACATGGAGAAAAGGCCCCCAATGTTGTGTATAAGGGGAAGCTTGATAATCAGAGGAGGATTGCTGTAAAACGATTTAATAGAACCGCTTGGCCAGATGCAAGACAGTTTTTG GAAGAAGCAAGAGCTGTTGGTCAGCTCCGGAACCACAGGCTAGCAAATTTACTTGGATGTTGCTGTGAAGGGGATGAGAGGCTACTTGTTACAGAGTTTATGCCCAATGATACATTAGCAAAACACTTATTTCATT GGGAAACACAGCCGATGAAGTGGGCGATGCGACTTAGGGTGGCCTTACATCTTGCACAAGCTCTAGAGTATTGTACTAGCAAAGGACGAGCCCTTTATCATGATTTGAATGCTTATAGAATCGTCTTTGATGAT GAGGGAAACCCTCGACTTTCTTGCTTTGGTCTGATGAAGAACAGCAGAGATGGGAAAAGTTATAGTACAAACCTGGCATTTACTCCTCCTGAGTATCTGAGGACAG GGAGGGTAACCTCAGAAAGTGTAATGTATAGCTTTGGAACCTTATTACTTGACCTTCTTAGCGGAAAACATATTCCTCCCAGCCAT GCACTGGACTTAATAAGAGACAGGAATATTCAGATGTTGACAGACTCGTGCTTGGAAGGCCAATTTACAAATGATGATGGCACTGAGTTGGTGCGGTTAGCCTCTCGATGTTTGCAATATGAGCCCCGTGAGCGGCCAAATCCAAAGTCATTAGTTACTGCTCTCATTCCTCTTCAGAAGGATACTGAG GTCCCGTCTCATGAATTAATGGGTATACCCGATGGTGCTGCAGCTATATCTCTGTCACCTCTTGGTGAGGCTGCCTCGAGAATGGATTTAACTGCCATTCACGAGATCTTAGAAAAACTTGGATATAAAGACGACGAAGGTGCAGCTACTGAG CTTTCATTCCAAATGTGGACCAATCAGATGCAGGAAACATTAAACTCAAAGAAGAAGGGTGATGTTGCTTTTCGGCATAAAGATTTTAAAGCTGCCATTGAATGTTATTCTCAG TTTATTGAAGTTGGAACCATGGTTTCTCCAACTGTTTATGCACGGCGAAGTCTGTCGTATGTCATAAGCGAAATGCCACAAGAAGCTCTCAACGATGCATTGCAAGCCCAAGCAATATCCCCGGTTTGGCATATTGCATCTTACCTACAAGCGGCAGCTCTTTTTGTAATGGGAAGGGACAGCGAGGCACAAGCAGCTCTCCGAGAGGGGTCAACTCTCGAAAAGAAGAAGCCGACACATGGTTGA